The proteins below are encoded in one region of Streptomyces marianii:
- the rpmA gene encoding 50S ribosomal protein L27 gives MAHKKGASSTRNGRDSNAQRLGVKRFGGQVVNAGEILVRQRGTHFHPGAGVGRGGDDTLFALQAGAVEFGTFRGRKVVNVVPVA, from the coding sequence ATGGCACACAAGAAGGGCGCATCGTCCACCCGGAACGGTCGCGACTCCAACGCTCAGCGGCTCGGCGTGAAGCGCTTCGGCGGTCAGGTCGTCAACGCCGGTGAGATCCTGGTCCGTCAGCGCGGCACGCACTTCCACCCGGGCGCGGGCGTCGGCCGCGGCGGCGACGACACGCTGTTCGCGCTGCAGGCCGGTGCCGTCGAGTTCGGCACCTTCCGCGGCCGCAAGGTCGTGAACGTCGTTCCGGTCGCCTGA
- the obgE gene encoding GTPase ObgE: MTTFVDRVELHIAAGNGGHGCASVHREKFKPLGGPDGGNGGRGGDVILTVDQSVTTLLEYHHSPHRKATNGKPGEGGNRSGKDGQDLVLSVPDGTVVLDKRGNVLADLIGHGTTYVAAEGGRGGLGNAALASARRKAPGFALLGEPGRSGDIVLELKTVADVALVGYPSAGKSSLISVLSAAKPKIADYPFTTLVPNLGVVTAGSTVYTIADVPGLIPGASQGRGLGLEFLRHVERCSVLVHVLDTATLESDRDPVSDLDVIEEELRHYGGLDDRPRIVVLNKVDIPDGKDLAEMIRPDLEERGYRVLEVSAVARTGLKELSFALADIVAKARAAKPKEEATRIVIRPKAVDDTGFTVTQEEDGLFRVRGDKPERWVRQTDFNNDEAVGYLADRLSRLGVEEELMKAGARAGDGVAIGPEDDAVVFDWEPTMMAGAEMLGRRGEDHRFEAPRPAAQRRKDRQAERDEATREYDDFEPF; this comes from the coding sequence ATGACCACCTTCGTGGACCGCGTCGAGCTGCACATCGCCGCGGGTAACGGAGGCCACGGCTGCGCCTCCGTACACCGTGAGAAGTTCAAGCCCCTCGGCGGGCCGGACGGCGGCAACGGCGGGCGCGGCGGTGACGTCATCCTGACCGTCGACCAGTCCGTCACGACCCTGCTCGAGTACCACCACTCGCCGCACCGCAAGGCGACCAACGGCAAGCCCGGCGAAGGCGGCAACCGCTCCGGCAAGGACGGCCAGGACCTCGTCCTGAGCGTGCCCGACGGCACCGTCGTCCTGGACAAGCGGGGCAACGTGCTGGCCGACCTGATCGGGCACGGCACGACCTACGTGGCCGCCGAGGGCGGTCGCGGCGGTCTCGGCAACGCGGCGCTGGCCTCGGCCCGCCGCAAGGCGCCCGGCTTCGCTCTGCTCGGCGAGCCCGGCCGGTCCGGCGACATCGTCCTGGAGCTCAAGACGGTCGCGGACGTGGCGCTCGTCGGCTACCCGAGCGCCGGAAAGTCCTCGCTGATCTCGGTGCTGTCCGCAGCCAAGCCGAAGATCGCGGACTACCCCTTCACCACGCTCGTGCCGAACCTCGGCGTCGTCACCGCCGGCTCGACCGTCTACACCATCGCGGACGTGCCGGGCCTGATCCCCGGCGCCAGCCAGGGCCGCGGTCTGGGCCTGGAGTTCCTGCGCCATGTCGAGCGCTGCTCGGTGCTGGTGCACGTGCTGGACACGGCGACACTGGAGTCCGACCGCGACCCGGTCTCCGACCTCGACGTCATCGAGGAGGAGCTGCGGCACTACGGCGGTCTGGACGACCGTCCGCGGATCGTCGTGCTGAACAAGGTCGACATCCCCGACGGCAAGGATCTCGCGGAGATGATCCGGCCCGACCTCGAGGAGCGCGGCTACCGGGTTCTCGAGGTGTCCGCGGTCGCCCGCACCGGGCTGAAGGAGCTGTCCTTCGCCCTGGCCGACATCGTCGCGAAGGCGCGCGCGGCCAAGCCGAAGGAGGAGGCGACTCGCATCGTCATCCGCCCGAAGGCGGTCGACGACACCGGCTTCACCGTCACACAGGAGGAGGACGGCCTCTTCCGCGTGCGCGGCGACAAGCCCGAACGCTGGGTCCGCCAGACCGACTTCAACAACGACGAGGCCGTGGGTTACCTCGCGGACCGGCTGAGCCGCCTCGGCGTCGAGGAAGAGCTGATGAAGGCCGGCGCCCGTGCCGGTGACGGCGTGGCGATCGGCCCCGAGGACGACGCCGTCGTCTTCGACTGGGAGCCCACGATGATGGCGGGCGCGGAAATGCTCGGCCGCCGAGGCGAGGACCACCGCTTCGAGGCTCCGCGCCCCGCGGCGCAGCGCCGCAAGGACCGCCAGGCGGAGCGCGACGAGGCCACACGCGAGTACGACGACTTCGAGCCGTTCTGA